From Delphinus delphis chromosome X, mDelDel1.2, whole genome shotgun sequence, a single genomic window includes:
- the GEMIN8 gene encoding gem-associated protein 8 produces the protein MTAEPATALAVESWPSHPVYARYWQHYHQAMAWMRCHQNAYRKAMESCFMSPWYSSAMGLPQSAYAKEGRRPQSCYEHPPASWDSHHSHSHAGGRGPHPRGREEPAWYAEEEKEKESESDDGGIECDVSNMEITEELRQYFAQTERHQEERRRQQQLDAARLNDYVNADHDLYRDTRRRSVLPPAERPGERRRAEMRHLYGASAAKIQAMEAAVQLSFDKHCDRKQPKYWPVIPLKF, from the exons ATGACAGCagag ccGGCAACAGCGCTAGCTGTGGAGTCTTGGCCCTCTCATCCGGTCTACGCAAGATACTGGCAACATTACCATCAAGCGATGGCGTGGATGCGCTGCCACCAGAATGCCTATCGGAAGGCCATGGAATCTTGCTTCATGTCCCCGTGGTACTCTTCTGCCATGGGCCTTCCCCAGAGCGCTTATGCTAAGGAGGGCAGAAGGCCTCAGTCCTGCTACGAGCATCCCCCAGCCTCCTGGGACTCCCACCACAGTCATTCACATGCTGGCGGGCGTGGACCACATCCACGCGGCAGAGAAGAGCCAGCTTGGTAcgcagaggaggagaaggagaaagagagcgAGTCCGACGATGGCGGCATAGAATGCGACGTGAGCAACATGGAGATCACGGAGGAGCTACGCCAGTACTTCGCCCAAACCGAGAGGCACCAGGAGGAGCGCA ggcggcagcagcagctggaCGCGGCGCGCCTGAACGACTACGTGAACGCGGACCACGACCTGTACCGCGACACGCGCCGCCGCTCCGTGCTGCCCCCAGCTGAGCGGCCCGGCGAGCGGCGCCGGGCCGAGATGCGGCACCTGTACGGGGCCAGCGCCGCCAAGATCCAGGCCATGGAGGCGGCCGTGCAGCTCAGCTTCGACAAGCACTGCGACCGCAAGCAGCCGAAGTACTGGCCAGTCATCCCGCTCAAGTTCTGA